Part of the Drosophila pseudoobscura strain MV-25-SWS-2005 chromosome 2, UCI_Dpse_MV25, whole genome shotgun sequence genome, tgtaggCAGGACTGAAAGATCTATGTAGCTAGTAATGtgccacggaatatcaaaatcgaggaatatggtttccaatccttgacggagaacgattaacccattctAAGCCAaggggtattttaatatttcatcaacaataatgaaaattgctCAATATTGGCGCAGGTTAGGTAAAAGATATCGTGGTTTTTATCAAGTTAAGAGGAAGAATAGGATGGATCTACGAGAAGAACTTACATGCACTATTATTTTCCGtcatttacctcaagtcgttgaactgtttaaatgGAGGGGGCTTAAGAGGGCTAAGTTCGGTTGTTATTATACGAgacgctgttgttgttgaggaaCCAAAATTGACGCTCTTCCCTGGAGATTTTGAGAGAATATGGCTGAGGAGCAGTTAAAAGAAGTGAATGCCAATCCCGCGTCGACATCCCCAGTGACCGACGAACCAGAGAAGACTCCAATGAAACCAAATCCGCCAACACCGCTCTCGGCATCAGCTGCCGATGAAGGGCAGCAGACAGAAAAGGCGGTTCAGGCAGCGGCCTACAGCATGCGACCGGCTTTTGGGGAAATGTTTCCTCTGCCCATTGTCAAGAACATCATGAACAGCGTTATGACCGAGAAACTGAAAGGTGAGAATGGATAAATCAATCTCCTGAGCGTCCAACAAGCGTTGCTAAGCAACTGGTTCCGTTCTATTTTCAGATAAAACATACGACAAGGACGTGGCCAAGATATGGACGCTTGAGATT contains:
- the LOC4800782 gene encoding tctex1 domain-containing protein 2, with product MAEEQLKEVNANPASTSPVTDEPEKTPMKPNPPTPLSASAADEGQQTEKAVQAAAYSMRPAFGEMFPLPIVKNIMNSVMTEKLKDKTYDKDVAKIWTLEIADEVNQKIASNPKVRRYKHVVQVMLGQELGAGGFYNSRCCWDCDCDTSVSEVFSNTSIFCVCTVFGTYQY